In the genome of bacterium, one region contains:
- the dacB gene encoding D-alanyl-D-alanine carboxypeptidase/D-alanyl-D-alanine-endopeptidase yields MRRIGYFLNLIFCLAITAIVFAVDKPDVRLKELRKDLDEILASRTIRSAQVGVCIVSLRPDNGVIYAHNAEKAFIPASCMKIFTSAAALDTLGSQYTYKTVIYQKGKIDSNGVLQGDLIIRGTGDPSISGRYRNKNVLAIPQEFADQLLAAGIRKVQGNLIADATYFDNRELGWGWSYDYLDAWYAAKVAALSFNDNCIDVYIRPGKNVGDPAVIRFNPPTNYATAINKITTAHRGTRASIRWDWIPNSQQIEFRGSVPLHSGETLHYIAVDNPTMYTLTVLKETFEQKGIQITGHLLEIRQPLPSPINMDCKPVANYTSPPLGELLKKVNKNSHNFFAEQLLKTVGAVKYQDGSYDAGVKVVQELMQRAKIDSEGFEQVDGSGLSAYNKVTPEQLVGMLKYMYRHPEHQSYYDSFSIPGVDGTLRSRFKGLGSRMRAKTGSIKMVSSLAGYLTTKSGEPVAFAILFNNMANRGAAVAVEDKIVNRLAEF; encoded by the coding sequence ATGCGGAGAATAGGTTATTTTTTAAATCTCATTTTTTGTTTAGCTATAACCGCAATCGTTTTTGCGGTAGATAAACCTGACGTGCGGTTGAAAGAATTAAGAAAAGATTTAGATGAAATTCTCGCTTCGCGAACAATTCGGTCAGCGCAGGTTGGAGTCTGTATCGTATCATTACGACCAGATAATGGCGTTATCTACGCGCATAATGCCGAAAAAGCGTTCATCCCAGCGTCTTGTATGAAAATATTCACTTCCGCAGCTGCGCTGGATACGCTCGGAAGTCAATATACGTATAAAACGGTTATCTATCAAAAAGGGAAAATTGATTCTAATGGGGTTTTACAAGGGGATTTAATTATTCGCGGTACTGGTGACCCATCTATTTCCGGCCGGTATCGAAACAAAAATGTTCTCGCAATTCCGCAAGAGTTTGCTGACCAATTACTTGCTGCCGGAATTCGGAAAGTGCAAGGGAACTTGATAGCTGATGCGACTTATTTCGACAATCGTGAACTTGGCTGGGGTTGGTCGTATGATTATCTTGATGCATGGTATGCGGCGAAAGTTGCAGCGTTATCGTTCAATGATAATTGTATTGATGTTTATATCAGACCGGGGAAAAATGTCGGTGACCCAGCGGTTATCCGATTCAATCCGCCGACAAACTATGCTACTGCTATAAATAAAATTACTACCGCTCACCGAGGGACGCGCGCATCAATCCGCTGGGATTGGATTCCCAATAGTCAACAAATTGAATTTCGCGGTAGTGTACCCTTACATTCAGGTGAAACGCTTCATTATATTGCAGTAGATAATCCAACAATGTATACCTTGACTGTTCTAAAAGAGACGTTCGAACAGAAAGGTATCCAGATTACCGGACACCTACTCGAAATTCGGCAACCGCTACCTTCACCAATCAATATGGATTGTAAACCGGTAGCGAATTATACCTCGCCGCCGTTAGGTGAACTGCTAAAAAAAGTAAATAAAAATAGCCATAATTTTTTCGCTGAACAGCTCTTAAAAACTGTTGGAGCAGTGAAATATCAGGATGGCAGTTATGATGCTGGTGTGAAAGTTGTTCAAGAGCTTATGCAACGGGCGAAAATTGACTCAGAAGGGTTTGAACAGGTTGATGGTAGCGGATTATCCGCATATAATAAAGTTACTCCGGAACAGTTGGTGGGAATGCTGAAATATATGTATCGGCATCCGGAACATCAGAGTTATTATGATTCATTTTCTATTCCCGGAGTAGATGGTACTTTACGCAGTCGGTTTAAAGGATTAGGTAGTCGAATGCGTGCGAAAACCGGGTCGATTAAAATGGTATCATCGTTAGCAGGATATCTGACTACGAAATCCGGTGAGCCAGTAGCGTTTGCGATTTTATTCAATAATATGGCGAATCGTGGAGCAGCAGTTGCGGTTGAAGATAAAATTGTCAATCGATTGGCTGAATTTTAA
- a CDS encoding DUF721 domain-containing protein, with product MAHEPVKIGDILWQSIDTLEFKRNIYPKLIELSWHHILGSTLAQHCKFRKIEKDKIYIKVNSPEWFKELNDHKPLLIEKINRYFNKPLIADIELELPAYARPKPKPRTRPRNKKNCSK from the coding sequence ATGGCACATGAACCAGTTAAAATTGGCGATATCCTTTGGCAGAGTATAGATACGTTAGAATTCAAGCGAAACATTTATCCGAAACTTATCGAATTGAGTTGGCATCATATCCTTGGTTCGACATTAGCTCAACATTGTAAATTTCGGAAAATAGAAAAAGATAAAATCTATATAAAAGTTAATTCACCGGAATGGTTCAAGGAACTTAACGACCATAAACCGTTATTGATCGAAAAGATTAATCGCTATTTCAACAAGCCGCTTATTGCTGACATAGAATTAGAACTGCCAGCGTATGCCCGACCAAAACCAAAACCAAGAACTCGACCAAGAAATAAAAAGAATTGCTCGAAATAA
- a CDS encoding cellulase family glycosylhydrolase: MQSHSLQGDTTHHTRTCQLMAEAGIKLIRDELYWSNLEREKGKIIFPENYLQNVEITLAHGIEPLIILDYGNPNYDNGRAPYTDEGREAFARYCTAVVSKFKGKIKYFEIWNEPNIPGFWKPEPNPKDYFLLLKTVYQACKQANPNCVILAGATSGVDLKFFEEVFKLGGLQYMDVLSLHPYTGVSPEGNDLVGKLIAARKLTEKYRKSLRIWITEIGYPTHTGPNGFTEQTQSDYLVRTYFHSLASGYVDAVFWYWFGPDGPDETYSEDRFGIIRSDWSPKPAYIAYKTMYEQINNVQYLGSIDSTNPAVVGYRFQNGNNLLTVLWSVKGRIPIGIKTRAKEIQIIAADGTQQTLTPLQNVVTFTLTESPIYIHSGKDPIQVTTPLFKFGKSNYVFPPGSTKSVTLILDNKSIKPNQQFDGLCKLAINPLEIQLTKEIIPIRLEKIGSPIYRIQMITPRLPSKKTAILTAQVIIGGKLIGVVETEIQLTEPAILQCYPELDLVTGTKNVKIRLDNLMESPISGELHLSSLKDTIIFDRVIIPFSEISAKSGWTYLAEIKESNDAPDTLYSLEVSAYLTDGNTLRLNKTIAYLPCKKSKQNIVIDGNLEEWKDAIPIRLTRAEQITVGKENWFGKFDGSATVSLLWDDKNIYVSAIVLDDKRSNTIKPSSSVYHSDGLEIYFDTDLVSDYTTAKYNDDDFQFGFFDTPDGPIVWRWSPGDTQDTAAQIAIVERNDLGENAQATGYILEARIPLSELRLSPQPGMVIGFTVALDDDDTPNAVDPFKQDMQMIWAGSKNNWCDPTGFGQLFFIE; this comes from the coding sequence ATGCAATCGCATTCGCTGCAAGGTGATACAACTCATCATACACGAACTTGTCAATTAATGGCAGAAGCGGGAATTAAACTTATTCGCGATGAACTCTATTGGAGTAATCTGGAACGAGAAAAAGGGAAGATTATTTTTCCAGAGAATTATCTCCAGAATGTTGAAATCACCTTAGCGCATGGAATCGAACCGTTAATCATCCTTGATTATGGTAATCCGAATTATGATAATGGACGAGCTCCGTATACCGATGAGGGTCGAGAAGCGTTTGCCCGGTATTGTACCGCTGTAGTGAGTAAGTTTAAGGGCAAAATTAAATATTTCGAAATCTGGAATGAACCGAATATACCTGGATTCTGGAAACCGGAACCAAACCCGAAAGATTATTTCTTATTATTAAAAACGGTATATCAAGCGTGCAAACAAGCGAACCCGAACTGCGTTATTCTCGCTGGAGCGACCAGTGGTGTAGATTTGAAATTTTTTGAAGAAGTATTCAAACTCGGTGGATTGCAGTATATGGATGTTCTTTCGTTGCACCCTTATACTGGCGTATCTCCGGAAGGAAATGATTTAGTCGGTAAACTAATTGCCGCAAGGAAACTAACCGAGAAATATCGGAAGTCGCTCCGGATTTGGATAACTGAAATCGGATATCCAACACATACCGGTCCGAATGGTTTTACTGAACAGACGCAATCGGATTATTTGGTTCGAACCTATTTCCATTCGTTAGCAAGCGGGTACGTTGATGCAGTATTCTGGTATTGGTTTGGTCCTGACGGACCGGATGAAACCTATAGTGAAGACCGATTCGGTATCATCCGGTCGGATTGGTCGCCGAAACCGGCGTATATTGCGTATAAAACTATGTATGAGCAAATAAACAACGTACAATATCTTGGTTCGATTGATTCAACGAATCCCGCAGTGGTAGGGTATCGATTCCAAAACGGAAATAATCTGCTCACAGTTCTCTGGTCAGTTAAAGGGCGGATTCCTATTGGAATTAAAACGCGAGCGAAAGAAATCCAGATTATTGCTGCTGATGGAACACAACAAACATTAACACCGTTACAGAATGTGGTAACATTCACCTTAACCGAATCGCCAATATATATTCATTCAGGGAAAGACCCGATTCAAGTTACGACTCCCTTATTCAAATTCGGGAAATCAAATTATGTTTTCCCGCCGGGCTCAACGAAATCAGTTACCCTGATTTTGGATAACAAGAGTATTAAACCAAATCAGCAGTTCGATGGATTATGTAAACTAGCTATTAATCCGCTTGAAATCCAGTTAACCAAAGAAATCATTCCTATCAGACTTGAAAAAATCGGTTCACCGATTTATCGAATCCAGATGATTACTCCTAGATTGCCTTCAAAGAAAACTGCGATTTTAACTGCACAGGTAATTATCGGAGGTAAATTAATCGGTGTCGTAGAAACCGAAATTCAACTTACTGAACCAGCAATATTACAATGTTATCCGGAGTTAGATTTAGTGACCGGAACGAAAAACGTTAAGATTAGATTAGACAATCTGATGGAATCACCGATATCCGGTGAACTTCATTTAAGTTCCCTCAAGGACACTATCATTTTCGATCGGGTGATTATTCCATTTAGTGAAATTAGCGCGAAATCCGGCTGGACGTACCTCGCTGAAATTAAAGAAAGTAATGATGCACCGGATACATTATATTCACTAGAAGTATCCGCTTATTTAACTGATGGAAATACCTTGCGATTAAATAAAACCATAGCTTATTTACCATGCAAGAAATCGAAACAGAATATTGTTATTGATGGTAATCTTGAAGAATGGAAAGATGCGATACCAATCCGATTAACTCGGGCTGAACAGATTACTGTTGGGAAAGAAAATTGGTTCGGTAAATTCGATGGAAGCGCAACCGTTTCGCTCCTTTGGGATGATAAAAATATTTATGTAAGTGCGATTGTCCTTGATGATAAGAGAAGTAATACCATAAAACCGAGTTCTTCAGTTTATCATAGCGATGGTTTAGAAATCTATTTCGATACCGATTTGGTTAGTGATTATACAACCGCAAAATATAACGATGATGATTTTCAATTCGGATTTTTCGATACGCCAGATGGACCGATTGTCTGGCGCTGGTCTCCCGGCGATACGCAAGATACTGCGGCACAAATAGCTATCGTCGAACGGAATGATTTAGGCGAAAATGCCCAAGCTACCGGATATATACTCGAAGCTAGGATTCCATTGTCAGAATTGAGATTGAGTCCGCAACCCGGAATGGTTATCGGATTCACGGTCGCTTTGGACGATGATGATACTCCGAATGCAGTCGACCCGTTCAAACAGGATATGCAGATGATTTGGGCTGGCAGTAAAAATAATTGGTGCGACCCGACAGGATTCGGGCAGTTATTTTTTATAGAATAA
- a CDS encoding aminotransferase class I/II-fold pyridoxal phosphate-dependent enzyme, which translates to MQQPLSITANQNIIEMEYAVRGPLPKRAAELKKLGKQVIFCNIGNPQALGQSPLTYYRQVVSLVEDRSKIERERKLKKVYREHKSIFNEINPTEFISDYVLDVSERFXVNTGHGLGAYSESNGYYFVREAVAQFINRRDGFAPTSKLSSNPDNIFISNGASESAKYIIDLLIAHKNDGIMIPTPQYPLYSASIKKAGGVQVNYYPDEDNGWILNRAILDESYNIAKKNGVTVKGIVVINPGNPTGAILDEQTIKEVIDFAEEHNLVIIADEVYQENVYGASFVSFAKVLGERQVPLFSLHSTSKGFMGECGHRGGYLEIRNAPKVLGTNLSFTEVILKQASVSLCSNTVGQLLVYLMVNPPEPGSEPYTQFIAEKESVLKDLFDKATMIREAFKQMDGVECFGRTGAMYLFPRLNKLPKGTDDFEYCMNLLETTGLCTVNGSGFGQKEGTHHLRIAFLPPKKLLEQVLPEWIQFHNQYVNRK; encoded by the coding sequence ATGCAACAGCCATTATCTATTACGGCAAATCAGAATATTATTGAAATGGAATATGCGGTTCGCGGTCCGCTGCCGAAACGAGCAGCAGAATTAAAAAAGCTAGGGAAACAGGTTATCTTTTGCAACATCGGGAACCCGCAAGCGTTAGGGCAATCGCCGTTAACCTATTACCGTCAGGTAGTGAGTCTGGTTGAAGACCGGTCGAAAATCGAGCGCGAACGAAAGCTGAAAAAAGTATATCGGGAACATAAAAGTATATTTAACGAAATAAATCCAACTGAGTTCATTTCAGATTATGTTCTCGATGTAAGTGAACGATTCCNTGTTAATACTGGGCATGGGCTTGGTGCATATTCTGAAAGTAACGGATATTATTTTGTCCGAGAAGCGGTAGCGCAGTTTATCAATCGGCGTGACGGGTTCGCGCCAACCAGTAAATTAAGTTCAAATCCGGATAATATTTTTATCAGCAACGGCGCGAGTGAAAGTGCAAAATATATTATTGATTTATTGATCGCACATAAGAATGACGGGATTATGATACCGACTCCGCAATATCCGCTATATTCCGCTTCAATCAAGAAAGCTGGCGGAGTTCAGGTTAACTATTATCCCGACGAAGATAACGGATGGATATTAAATCGCGCTATCCTTGATGAATCATATAATATCGCTAAGAAAAACGGGGTCACGGTTAAAGGGATTGTGGTAATCAATCCGGGGAATCCCACTGGCGCGATTCTGGATGAACAAACTATCAAAGAAGTAATAGATTTTGCGGAAGAACATAATCTCGTTATAATTGCAGACGAAGTGTATCAGGAAAATGTCTATGGAGCGAGCTTTGTTTCATTTGCTAAGGTTTTAGGAGAGAGACAGGTTCCACTATTTAGTTTGCATAGCACCTCGAAAGGGTTTATGGGCGAATGCGGACATCGGGGTGGGTATCTCGAAATCAGGAATGCACCGAAGGTTTTAGGGACAAATCTATCATTTACTGAAGTTATCTTAAAGCAAGCGTCAGTAAGCTTATGTTCTAATACCGTCGGTCAGCTATTAGTATATCTCATGGTAAATCCGCCAGAACCTGGAAGTGAACCTTATACCCAATTTATTGCCGAGAAGGAGTCAGTGCTTAAAGATTTGTTTGATAAAGCGACGATGATTCGCGAAGCGTTCAAGCAGATGGATGGTGTCGAATGTTTCGGTCGGACGGGGGCGATGTATTTATTTCCCCGGTTGAATAAGCTACCGAAAGGAACCGATGATTTTGAATATTGTATGAATCTATTAGAAACTACTGGATTATGCACGGTTAACGGTTCCGGTTTCGGGCAAAAAGAAGGAACACACCATTTACGCATCGCATTTTTACCTCCGAAGAAACTTCTTGAACAGGTCTTACCAGAATGGATTCAGTTCCATAATCAGTATGTAAATAGGAAATAA